The following are encoded in a window of Verrucomicrobiota bacterium genomic DNA:
- a CDS encoding MBL fold metallo-hydrolase has protein sequence MHLQRYFVDGLAHASYLFGADGEAAVVDPKRDVDDYLADAGRAGLKITALFNTHPHADFASGFPELAARTGARIYTSHRAPVTYDRVPASDGQRIRVGSLEVEVLETPGHSPDSLSFLLREQASPVAVFTGDLLFVNDVGRPDLRDADADPAELASQLYDSLFNKILALPGGVRIYPAHSAGSLCGRALGSAPFSTVEQEKQFNWAAQIRDRTEFVGRMTANLPDRPAYFAYDVGVNLRGAAPFSPLPPLRVLAEAELKRAAGQGALVIDTRPAPFFGAGHFPGSLNIGLGSALFSTWAGFFVPGGEPSPWWLVPPRLLSRQGSIWPASALTVWLVTHWPTRFRNCGS, from the coding sequence ATGCATCTTCAGCGCTACTTTGTCGACGGGCTTGCCCACGCCTCCTACCTGTTCGGGGCGGATGGCGAGGCCGCCGTGGTGGATCCCAAACGCGACGTGGACGATTACCTGGCCGATGCGGGCCGGGCGGGATTGAAAATCACGGCCCTCTTCAACACCCATCCACACGCCGATTTTGCCAGCGGTTTCCCTGAACTCGCGGCCCGCACCGGAGCGAGGATTTACACCTCGCACCGCGCGCCCGTGACCTACGACCGGGTGCCTGCTTCCGACGGTCAGCGGATTCGTGTGGGATCGCTGGAAGTCGAGGTGCTGGAGACTCCCGGCCATTCGCCGGACAGCCTGAGCTTTCTCCTGCGCGAGCAAGCCAGCCCCGTGGCCGTGTTCACCGGCGACCTGCTCTTTGTCAACGACGTGGGCCGGCCCGACCTGCGCGATGCCGATGCCGATCCGGCAGAGCTCGCGAGCCAGCTCTACGATTCGCTGTTCAACAAGATCCTTGCGCTTCCCGGCGGCGTCAGGATCTATCCGGCCCACAGCGCCGGCTCGCTCTGCGGGCGCGCGCTCGGTTCCGCGCCCTTTTCGACGGTGGAGCAGGAGAAGCAGTTCAACTGGGCCGCGCAGATTCGCGACCGGACCGAGTTCGTGGGGCGGATGACCGCCAACCTGCCTGACCGTCCCGCGTATTTTGCCTACGATGTCGGCGTGAACCTGCGCGGCGCGGCTCCGTTCAGTCCATTGCCGCCGTTGCGCGTTCTGGCCGAAGCCGAACTCAAGCGCGCCGCGGGCCAGGGCGCCTTGGTGATCGACACTCGCCCCGCGCCGTTCTTCGGTGCGGGTCATTTTCCAGGAAGCCTGAACATCGGTTTGGGGAGTGCGTTGTTCTCGACCTGGGCGGGGTTTTTTGTGCCGGGGGGAGAACCATCGCCCTGGTGGTTGGTTCCGCCGAGGCTGCTGTCGAGGCAAGGCTCCATCTGGCCCGCATCGGCTTTGACAGTGTGGCTGGTTACGCACTGGCCGACTCGCTTCAGGAACTGCGGCAGTTGA
- a CDS encoding sulfite exporter TauE/SafE family protein: MDSNILIALVLAVGIGLSLGLLGSGGSILTLPVLVHVAGVPVVSAVGMSLAIVGGTSAAGAWWKHRQKLVHGQAAALFGGAGMTGSLAGAQFTRLVPTEVLMLVFAGLMAAVAWRMLSRRGDEDIRPLPDCRPLRCGLAGFGVGFLTGFCSFRR; the protein is encoded by the coding sequence ATGGACTCGAACATCCTCATCGCGCTGGTTCTGGCCGTCGGCATCGGTTTGTCGCTGGGCCTCCTCGGAAGCGGCGGTTCCATCCTGACCTTGCCGGTGCTCGTCCACGTCGCCGGCGTACCGGTCGTGTCGGCGGTCGGCATGTCGCTCGCCATCGTGGGGGGAACCAGCGCCGCCGGGGCGTGGTGGAAACACCGGCAAAAATTGGTCCATGGACAAGCGGCGGCGTTGTTTGGCGGCGCCGGCATGACGGGTTCGCTGGCCGGCGCTCAGTTCACCCGGCTCGTCCCCACGGAAGTCTTGATGCTGGTGTTCGCAGGATTGATGGCGGCCGTGGCGTGGCGGATGCTCTCACGGCGCGGGGACGAGGACATTCGTCCGCTGCCCGACTGTCGTCCTCTTCGCTGCGGTCTGGCGGGATTCGGAGTCGGGTTCCTCACGGGTTTCTGCTCGTTCCGGCGATGA
- a CDS encoding ATP phosphoribosyltransferase, whose product MTAKQTVLRLGLPKGSLQDATIEKMAKAGFNVQVSSRSYIPYVDDPELEIRLIRAQEVSRYVELGYLDAGITGLDWIQENGSRVHEVGEFMFSKATRQPSRWVLAVPEDSPVRSVKDLKGKRIATEVVKLTRRYLRRHKVKAAVEFSWGATEVKAHELVDAIVEITETGSSLRANKLRIVDTLLVSTPRLIANHDAWRHVWKREKIETLALLLRGAIEAEAKVGLKMNIPEKKLAGLLSKLPALRNPTVSSLSAGGWVAVETIIDEHVVRELIPRLKAEGAEGIIEYPLNKVVY is encoded by the coding sequence ATGACCGCTAAGCAGACGGTCCTGCGGCTCGGCCTTCCCAAGGGGAGTTTGCAGGACGCGACGATCGAGAAAATGGCCAAGGCCGGATTCAATGTCCAGGTCAGCAGCCGTTCTTACATTCCCTATGTGGACGATCCGGAATTGGAAATCCGCCTCATCCGCGCTCAGGAAGTGAGCCGGTATGTGGAGTTGGGATATTTGGATGCCGGGATCACCGGGCTCGACTGGATTCAGGAGAATGGATCCCGGGTGCACGAGGTGGGAGAGTTCATGTTCAGCAAGGCCACGCGACAGCCGTCGCGCTGGGTGCTGGCCGTTCCTGAGGATTCACCCGTTCGCAGCGTCAAGGATTTGAAGGGAAAGCGCATCGCGACCGAAGTGGTCAAGCTGACTCGCCGCTACCTTCGCCGGCACAAGGTTAAAGCGGCGGTGGAGTTTTCCTGGGGCGCCACGGAGGTCAAAGCGCACGAACTTGTGGATGCGATCGTGGAGATCACCGAGACCGGGTCCTCGCTCCGAGCCAACAAACTCCGAATTGTCGATACGCTGCTCGTCTCGACGCCGAGGTTGATTGCCAATCACGATGCTTGGCGTCACGTTTGGAAGCGGGAAAAGATTGAGACGCTGGCATTGCTGCTCCGGGGGGCGATCGAGGCCGAGGCGAAAGTGGGATTGAAGATGAACATTCCCGAGAAGAAACTGGCCGGTTTGCTCTCCAAGTTGCCGGCGCTGCGCAATCCCACCGTGTCCAGTTTGAGTGCTGGCGGATGGGTCGCAGTGGAGACAATCATTGACGAGCACGTGGTTCGTGAGTTAATCCCCAGGCTTAAAGCCGAAGGGGCGGAAGGCATTATTGAGTATCCGCTCAACAAAGTTGTTTACTGA
- a CDS encoding cysteine desulfurase gives MNRLLFDRQSGSPLRPEVWEAMEPWLRSRHGDPSAVHQEGLEARDALEKSRESVAACLGAGSPEEITFTSCGTEAMNLALLGAAANAESSRRHIISTGLEHPAIAEPLRHLEKRGFTITRVQVESDGSIPVERVQELITEETFLIATHWGHHEFGTVQPIEALGKLALERGVLLALDGVAAAGYLDLKVPPGVSMLSLSTHRFGGPRGMGVLFKRRGVRLEPLLFGGSQEMGLRAGSENLPAIIGGAKALELATSELGSTRESTGKVTRVLWNTIEERVPYVKLNGPRWGNDRLPQLLHVSVEFVEGEALVLAGDFAGLALSSGHACANQSLRVSPSMQAVGLPYSLAVGSVRFSVDRNHTVEQAEAAAERFSSVVAKVRGMSEEWLAFERGERESALLPVDFLLDSEETKALRLKSRSSPDSPDRRLPDWKA, from the coding sequence ATGAATCGGCTCCTCTTCGATCGTCAATCGGGATCGCCTCTCCGCCCGGAGGTTTGGGAAGCGATGGAGCCCTGGCTGCGTTCCCGCCACGGCGATCCCTCGGCCGTCCATCAGGAAGGATTGGAAGCTCGTGACGCCCTCGAGAAGTCGCGGGAGAGTGTGGCCGCCTGCCTGGGCGCCGGATCCCCCGAGGAAATCACCTTCACTTCATGCGGAACGGAGGCGATGAATCTCGCCCTCCTCGGTGCCGCCGCCAACGCGGAATCTTCACGCCGCCATATCATCAGCACCGGTCTGGAACACCCGGCGATAGCGGAACCGTTGCGACACCTGGAAAAACGGGGCTTCACCATCACACGGGTGCAAGTGGAATCGGACGGGAGCATCCCGGTGGAACGTGTTCAAGAGTTGATCACGGAGGAGACTTTCCTCATTGCCACCCACTGGGGCCATCACGAATTCGGAACCGTTCAGCCCATCGAAGCCCTGGGCAAACTCGCCCTCGAAAGGGGGGTGCTTCTCGCCCTCGATGGCGTGGCCGCTGCCGGTTATCTCGACCTGAAGGTCCCGCCGGGAGTGTCCATGCTGAGCCTCTCCACTCACCGCTTCGGGGGGCCTCGCGGCATGGGGGTCCTCTTCAAGCGCCGAGGGGTTCGCCTGGAACCTCTCCTGTTCGGAGGTTCGCAGGAGATGGGACTGCGCGCAGGATCAGAAAACCTGCCTGCGATCATCGGAGGCGCCAAAGCGCTCGAACTCGCCACCTCCGAACTGGGTTCCACCCGCGAATCCACCGGCAAGGTCACGCGAGTCTTGTGGAACACGATCGAGGAACGTGTGCCTTATGTGAAGCTCAATGGCCCGCGCTGGGGAAACGACAGGCTGCCTCAACTCCTGCACGTTTCAGTGGAATTCGTCGAGGGTGAAGCCTTGGTGTTGGCGGGAGACTTCGCCGGATTAGCCTTATCCAGCGGACATGCGTGCGCGAACCAATCCTTGCGCGTTTCCCCATCCATGCAGGCGGTCGGCCTGCCCTATTCGCTGGCGGTGGGCAGCGTGCGCTTCAGTGTGGACCGAAACCACACCGTCGAACAGGCCGAAGCGGCCGCGGAGCGTTTCTCAAGCGTGGTCGCCAAGGTCCGGGGCATGTCTGAGGAATGGCTGGCATTCGAGCGTGGAGAGAGGGAATCCGCCTTGTTACCTGTTGATTTTCTGCTGGATTCCGAGGAAACCAAGGCTTTGCGACTGAAAAGCAGGTCCTCGCCTGATTCCCCTGATCGCCGCCTTCCCGATTGGAAAGCTTGA
- a CDS encoding rhodanese-like domain-containing protein — protein sequence MTTLPNLTLPLNGNLTPPELRARLGNGERFELVDVRTHPEFAAGRIAGARLLPLDELESRVRDWDRNLPMICIGRSGRRSAQAAARLARLGFARVHQLEGGLLAWEKAGLPLEKDDRAPWALERQVRFTAGVLVLAGLGSSWLWPPAIGLTWLVGAGLVLAAITDWCGMGLLLARMPWNRPTRECAGAGNP from the coding sequence ATGACGACCTTACCGAATCTGACCCTGCCGCTCAACGGGAATCTCACCCCGCCGGAGCTGCGCGCCCGCCTCGGGAACGGCGAACGCTTCGAGTTGGTGGATGTGCGGACCCACCCGGAGTTTGCCGCCGGACGCATCGCCGGTGCCCGCCTGCTTCCGCTGGATGAACTTGAATCACGGGTTCGTGACTGGGATCGAAACCTCCCGATGATCTGCATCGGCCGCTCCGGACGGCGATCCGCCCAAGCCGCAGCACGGTTGGCCAGGCTCGGCTTTGCCCGCGTGCATCAACTCGAGGGCGGGTTGCTCGCCTGGGAAAAGGCCGGTCTGCCGCTGGAAAAGGACGATCGGGCACCTTGGGCGCTGGAGCGCCAGGTGCGCTTCACCGCCGGGGTGCTCGTCCTGGCGGGACTGGGAAGTTCATGGCTTTGGCCGCCGGCGATCGGACTGACCTGGTTGGTGGGCGCAGGACTCGTCCTGGCCGCGATCACGGATTGGTGCGGCATGGGATTGCTCCTCGCCAGGATGCCATGGAACCGTCCGACCCGGGAGTGCGCGGGGGCCGGCAACCCTTGA
- a CDS encoding glutaredoxin translates to MSKPKIIAYLKPHCGWSQGVRAVMRKYDLPFEDRDIINDPAQREEMIRKSGQMLSPCVEIDGRMLADISGEEVEAFMLSYQLVAPNARTPDAPTNQPCAHEMPGAAPLQFQR, encoded by the coding sequence ATGAGCAAACCTAAGATCATCGCTTATTTGAAGCCGCATTGCGGATGGAGCCAGGGAGTGCGCGCGGTCATGCGCAAGTATGACCTTCCCTTCGAGGATCGGGACATCATCAACGACCCCGCGCAGCGCGAGGAGATGATTCGCAAGAGCGGACAAATGTTGAGCCCGTGTGTTGAAATTGACGGGCGCATGCTGGCGGACATCAGCGGTGAGGAGGTCGAAGCCTTCATGCTCTCCTATCAGTTGGTGGCGCCCAATGCCCGCACGCCTGACGCGCCGACCAACCAGCCTTGCGCGCACGAGATGCCCGGAGCGGCGCCGCTGCAGTTCCAGCGTTGA
- a CDS encoding sulfite exporter TauE/SafE family protein, with amino-acid sequence MILFARLPMAVATGTSLAVIAVNSLAGWVGHLGREPIAWGMTGGYLLAALVGMTAGLRLSGRWGPALLRRVFGWLLLIMAGIVLMNNWTAIAALLFKRS; translated from the coding sequence ATGATCCTGTTCGCCCGGCTTCCGATGGCTGTGGCCACGGGGACCTCGCTGGCGGTCATCGCGGTTAATTCCTTGGCCGGCTGGGTCGGGCACTTGGGTCGCGAGCCCATCGCGTGGGGCATGACCGGCGGATATCTGCTCGCGGCCCTGGTGGGGATGACCGCGGGCCTGCGGTTGAGCGGACGGTGGGGGCCCGCCCTGCTGCGGCGTGTCTTCGGCTGGCTCCTGCTCATCATGGCGGGAATTGTCCTGATGAACAACTGGACCGCGATCGCGGCCCTTCTTTTCAAGCGATCATGA
- a CDS encoding Mrp/NBP35 family ATP-binding protein: MTESALQEALKSVKYPGYSRDIVSFGLVKQITTAQGAVSVRIELTSHNKETAQQIKAGCEQVLRGLEGVQAVHVEVQMPPASETASPGAQVAKVNRLPGIRRVIAVASGKGGVGKSTCSVNLACGLHHLGLRVGLLDCDIYGPSIPLMMGIHQRPSISEREMLVPPSSFGIKLMSMGFLIDDHQPVIWRGPMIMKTVQQFLTQVEWGQLDVLLVDLPPGTGDAQLSLCQSAPLDGGVIVTTPQEASLGVVRKGMAMFDKVHVPILGLIENMSYFITPAGDRVEIFGHGGGRAEAERQKVAFLGEVPIFTEIRVGGDQGRPVTASDPTSPPGAAFLRIAEEVHRRLDLAKDSNH, encoded by the coding sequence ATGACCGAATCTGCCCTGCAAGAAGCGCTCAAGAGCGTCAAGTATCCTGGTTATTCCCGGGATATCGTGTCCTTTGGACTGGTCAAACAAATCACCACCGCCCAAGGCGCGGTGAGCGTGCGCATCGAGCTCACTTCTCACAACAAGGAAACCGCCCAACAAATCAAGGCCGGCTGCGAGCAGGTCCTGCGCGGGCTCGAGGGCGTGCAGGCCGTGCATGTGGAGGTGCAGATGCCGCCGGCGTCCGAAACGGCAAGTCCCGGCGCCCAGGTGGCCAAAGTCAACCGTTTGCCCGGCATCCGACGTGTGATCGCCGTGGCGAGCGGCAAAGGCGGAGTCGGAAAATCCACCTGTTCGGTAAACCTCGCCTGTGGACTCCATCACTTGGGATTGCGGGTGGGGTTGTTGGATTGCGATATCTACGGCCCCAGCATTCCCCTCATGATGGGCATTCATCAGCGTCCATCCATCAGCGAGCGGGAAATGCTCGTGCCTCCCTCCAGCTTCGGAATCAAATTGATGAGCATGGGCTTCCTCATCGATGACCATCAGCCGGTGATTTGGAGGGGACCCATGATCATGAAAACGGTCCAGCAATTCCTGACTCAGGTGGAATGGGGGCAGCTGGATGTTTTGCTCGTCGATTTGCCTCCCGGGACCGGGGACGCCCAGCTCTCGCTCTGCCAGAGCGCACCCCTGGATGGCGGTGTGATCGTCACCACTCCACAGGAAGCTTCGCTGGGAGTCGTGCGGAAAGGCATGGCCATGTTTGACAAGGTCCACGTGCCCATCTTGGGCTTGATTGAAAACATGAGTTACTTCATCACCCCGGCGGGCGATCGGGTCGAGATTTTCGGCCACGGGGGTGGCCGCGCCGAAGCAGAACGCCAGAAAGTCGCTTTCCTGGGAGAAGTTCCCATTTTTACGGAAATCCGGGTCGGAGGTGATCAAGGCCGCCCTGTGACGGCGAGCGATCCCACCTCGCCCCCGGGAGCCGCTTTCTTACGCATCGCCGAGGAAGTTCATCGAAGACTGGACCTTGCGAAAGATTCGAATCACTAG
- a CDS encoding tetratricopeptide repeat protein codes for MADACSTHSRPSPPQGKALSPLAALAPLVATAVLVALAAGCSSTPRSVQSSRDGELLSIPSDPEVERVARAHAAFAQGVLQELRREGDKALQSYTDSVLHDPGNDDLVIEVAQRHLQQKNAKKAIEILRKAIAIPDPPPVLHVLLATAYLEDQQPKAAIQEGKRAVLTAPDNPLAHRGLALAHLRDKQPALGLKVLESAARRPATNQDYLIGIAEIGVALQGVEGPHREKSRTLTLELLERCEVEKPEANPLAIQRAAVLYEASREFKKAEALYLELLKRFPSVTALKSRLLGLYLKTGDRARAIEQLEALGRASPTNPNVQYLLGGLYAEDKKPDQAVEAYQRALRLKPDMEEAYFDLSSVLLSKNRFDEAVELLRSAREKLKNRFAVEFYLALARFRQKQYDEALKHLIEAEVVAKGDDPARLNHLFYFQLGAVHERRKDFASAETALRKSIELAPKFAEALNYLGYMWADRGENLKEARGLIERALLEEPKNGAFLDSMAWVLFRLNKPQEAMAWMQKALANIEEPDPTLYDHLGDIHQALKEPAKAREAWKKSLELEANEDVRRKLNETPNAP; via the coding sequence ATGGCGGACGCGTGTTCTACCCATTCACGACCGTCCCCTCCACAGGGGAAGGCGCTCTCCCCCCTGGCCGCGCTCGCACCCCTGGTCGCCACCGCGGTCCTTGTCGCGCTGGCCGCGGGTTGTTCCTCGACTCCCCGATCCGTTCAGTCCAGCCGGGACGGCGAGTTGCTTTCCATCCCCTCGGACCCCGAGGTCGAGCGGGTGGCTCGCGCCCATGCCGCATTCGCCCAAGGTGTGCTGCAGGAATTGCGGCGGGAAGGGGACAAGGCGTTGCAGTCGTACACGGACTCGGTCCTGCACGATCCCGGGAACGACGATTTGGTGATCGAAGTGGCGCAGCGGCATCTCCAGCAAAAAAACGCCAAGAAGGCGATTGAGATACTGCGGAAGGCGATCGCCATTCCCGATCCGCCTCCGGTTCTGCATGTGTTGCTTGCGACCGCTTATCTTGAGGATCAGCAGCCCAAAGCGGCGATTCAGGAGGGCAAGAGAGCGGTGCTGACCGCCCCGGACAATCCATTGGCCCATCGCGGCCTGGCCTTGGCGCACTTGCGGGACAAACAACCTGCGCTCGGCCTGAAAGTCTTGGAGTCCGCCGCCCGTCGCCCCGCCACCAACCAGGATTATTTGATCGGCATCGCGGAGATCGGCGTGGCGTTACAGGGGGTCGAAGGCCCCCACCGGGAAAAATCCCGCACGCTCACGCTGGAGTTGCTGGAGCGCTGTGAGGTGGAGAAGCCCGAGGCCAATCCGCTGGCCATTCAGCGCGCCGCCGTACTTTACGAAGCATCCCGGGAGTTCAAGAAAGCCGAGGCTTTGTATCTCGAACTTCTGAAGCGGTTCCCCTCGGTGACGGCCCTGAAGAGCCGGTTGCTGGGCCTCTATTTGAAAACGGGTGATCGGGCCCGTGCCATCGAACAACTCGAGGCCCTTGGCCGCGCCAGCCCCACCAATCCCAATGTTCAATATCTGCTCGGCGGACTCTATGCGGAGGACAAGAAACCCGACCAGGCGGTGGAAGCTTACCAGCGGGCGCTTCGATTGAAGCCCGACATGGAGGAGGCCTATTTCGATTTGTCATCGGTCCTCCTGTCCAAGAATCGATTCGACGAGGCGGTCGAGCTTTTGCGTTCCGCTCGCGAAAAACTGAAGAACCGCTTTGCGGTCGAGTTCTACCTTGCCTTGGCCCGCTTTCGGCAGAAGCAATACGATGAAGCGCTCAAACATCTCATCGAAGCGGAGGTGGTGGCGAAAGGGGATGATCCGGCCCGGCTCAATCACCTTTTCTACTTTCAACTGGGCGCCGTCCACGAGCGGAGAAAGGATTTTGCTTCCGCCGAGACCGCTCTGCGCAAAAGCATCGAACTCGCTCCGAAGTTCGCCGAAGCCTTGAATTACCTCGGCTATATGTGGGCGGATCGCGGGGAAAACCTGAAGGAAGCCAGGGGACTGATCGAGCGAGCTTTGCTGGAAGAGCCCAAGAACGGGGCGTTTCTCGATAGCATGGCCTGGGTGTTGTTTCGTTTGAACAAGCCGCAGGAAGCCATGGCCTGGATGCAGAAAGCCCTGGCGAACATCGAGGAGCCTGACCCCACGCTTTACGACCACCTGGGCGACATCCACCAAGCCCTGAAGGAGCCCGCCAAGGCCCGCGAAGCGTGGAAGAAATCCCTCGAGCTTGAAGCGAATGAGGATGTGCGCAGAAAACTGAACGAGACTCCAAACGCTCCCTGA
- a CDS encoding DUF2203 family protein: protein MPFIFQRHYTRDQAEALLPDVRRWFSEIEDLRHRLEAIDPGLAERAAAGEDLGGDAVNRSLKLQTRLQELLDKFRALEIQIKDLDRWLIDFPAVIGGREVFLCWQRGEDAIEYWHDLRAGFAGRTPL from the coding sequence ATGCCTTTCATCTTCCAACGACACTACACCAGAGATCAGGCCGAGGCGCTCTTGCCGGACGTCCGCCGATGGTTTTCGGAAATCGAGGATCTGCGTCACCGGCTGGAGGCGATTGATCCCGGTTTGGCGGAACGCGCGGCGGCGGGTGAGGATCTCGGCGGCGATGCGGTCAACCGCTCCTTGAAGTTGCAAACCCGTTTGCAGGAACTCTTGGATAAATTCCGCGCGCTCGAAATCCAGATCAAGGACTTGGATCGCTGGCTCATTGATTTTCCGGCCGTGATTGGAGGTCGCGAAGTGTTCTTGTGCTGGCAGCGTGGCGAGGATGCCATCGAGTACTGGCATGACCTCCGCGCCGGATTTGCCGGACGGACGCCTCTGTAA
- a CDS encoding AURKAIP1/COX24 domain-containing protein yields the protein MGSLKKRRKAKINKHKRRKQLRANRHKKRTWQR from the coding sequence ATGGGATCACTGAAAAAGCGCCGGAAGGCCAAGATTAACAAACATAAGCGCCGGAAGCAGTTGAGAGCCAACCGGCATAAAAAGCGCACCTGGCAGAGGTAG
- a CDS encoding helix-turn-helix transcriptional regulator gives MSRPHSKFRLTAPKSLPPGALELVAARFRLLAEPMRLRLLHELRGGEKSVTALVEATGAGQANVSKHLSLLAGAGMVGRRKQGLNVHYFIADESLFELCDLVCGRLQEELAAKTAWLAGSAGRETPSPSPSRRP, from the coding sequence ATGTCAAGACCGCACTCGAAGTTCCGATTGACCGCGCCGAAATCCCTTCCCCCGGGGGCGCTGGAGTTGGTGGCCGCGCGTTTTCGCCTGCTGGCCGAGCCCATGCGTCTCCGCCTGCTTCACGAATTGCGGGGTGGGGAAAAATCCGTGACCGCGCTGGTCGAAGCCACCGGGGCGGGCCAGGCCAACGTCTCCAAGCACCTCAGTCTGCTGGCGGGCGCCGGCATGGTGGGGCGGCGCAAACAGGGCTTGAACGTCCACTATTTCATCGCGGACGAGTCCCTGTTCGAATTGTGCGACCTCGTCTGCGGACGTTTGCAGGAAGAGTTGGCAGCGAAAACGGCTTGGCTCGCAGGATCAGCGGGCCGGGAGACGCCAAGCCCATCTCCATCGCGCCGTCCGTGA
- a CDS encoding HAD-IIIC family phosphatase — protein MTRAHSMNLGIGASFTIDPLQAPLSKLLKEQGVETHFSYSPSGQLFQSLAANEGPFIASQNGLNLVFLRWEDLADFKSELSSKSPDLTSLSERLVRSVREFVDLVRSKLAQRSADFEICLCPSSPSIRDRSDFLTRVESRARECLTTGARIPGLAVYELAQMPGFSALGDLDDPTARELAGIPYEPEFFEFMAHAIARRIHSRFGPSRKAVILDADGTLWSGVCAEDGLEGIVIDEPRQAIHRLCLRLRDEGKLLGLCSRNHEADVLNALKTHPCSVLKPEHFAVRRIDWNSKSESLQSIAEQLGFTTSSLVFIDDDPVQ, from the coding sequence ATGACGCGCGCCCATTCCATGAACCTTGGCATCGGAGCTTCCTTTACAATCGATCCGCTGCAAGCTCCGCTTTCAAAGCTACTTAAGGAGCAAGGCGTCGAGACCCACTTCTCCTATTCTCCTTCTGGACAACTCTTCCAATCTTTGGCGGCAAACGAAGGTCCTTTCATCGCTTCTCAGAATGGACTGAACCTCGTCTTCCTTCGCTGGGAGGATCTTGCGGATTTCAAGTCCGAGCTGAGCTCGAAATCTCCAGACCTGACATCACTGTCAGAGCGCTTGGTGCGATCGGTCCGTGAGTTCGTTGATCTGGTGCGCAGCAAGCTGGCGCAGCGTTCCGCGGATTTCGAGATTTGCCTCTGTCCAAGTTCCCCCAGCATCAGGGATCGCTCCGATTTCCTCACCCGCGTGGAATCCCGGGCGAGGGAATGCCTGACAACCGGCGCACGAATTCCGGGCCTGGCTGTCTATGAACTCGCGCAAATGCCAGGATTCTCTGCGCTGGGGGACCTTGACGACCCCACGGCTCGCGAATTGGCCGGCATCCCCTACGAGCCCGAATTCTTCGAGTTCATGGCCCACGCCATCGCCCGAAGAATACATTCGCGTTTTGGTCCAAGTCGCAAAGCCGTCATCCTGGATGCGGACGGAACCTTGTGGTCGGGAGTTTGCGCCGAAGACGGACTGGAGGGCATCGTGATCGACGAGCCCCGGCAAGCGATTCATCGCCTGTGCTTGCGCCTGCGCGACGAAGGCAAACTGCTGGGGCTTTGCAGCCGAAATCACGAAGCCGATGTTCTGAACGCGCTCAAGACTCATCCGTGCTCCGTGCTGAAACCAGAACACTTTGCCGTGCGCCGGATCGACTGGAACTCGAAATCCGAGAGCCTCCAATCCATCGCGGAACAGCTCGGGTTCACGACCTCCAGCCTGGTGTTCATCGATGATGACCCCGTCCAGT
- a CDS encoding phosphoribosylglycinamide formyltransferase, which yields MKPPRLGFLGSGKGSNFVAIARACAQGELPALPVLVISDVASAGILERAREHGIDARAIDPGRFRTKLDERAEAECVRVLREADVDCVVLAGFMRVLKGDFLRAFPGKVLNIHPSLLPAFPGLEAWRQALDYGAKVAGCTVHLVDQGIDTGPIVAQEAVPVLEDDTPESLHARIQEAERRLYPAALKRWLSGNLEVHGRRTVARKPSAA from the coding sequence TTGAAGCCTCCGCGGCTTGGCTTTCTTGGGTCCGGCAAAGGTTCGAACTTTGTCGCCATTGCGCGCGCCTGTGCCCAGGGTGAACTGCCCGCCCTCCCGGTTCTGGTGATCTCCGACGTTGCGTCGGCGGGCATCCTGGAACGCGCCCGGGAACACGGCATTGACGCCCGCGCCATCGATCCCGGCCGTTTTCGCACCAAACTCGATGAACGGGCCGAGGCGGAATGCGTGCGGGTCTTGCGCGAAGCCGACGTGGACTGCGTGGTTCTGGCAGGTTTCATGAGGGTCTTAAAGGGTGATTTTCTGCGTGCATTTCCCGGCAAGGTCCTGAATATCCACCCCTCTTTGCTTCCGGCGTTCCCCGGATTGGAAGCCTGGCGGCAGGCGCTGGATTACGGCGCCAAGGTCGCGGGTTGCACGGTGCACCTCGTGGATCAGGGCATCGACACCGGCCCGATCGTCGCGCAGGAGGCGGTTCCGGTTCTGGAGGACGACACGCCGGAGTCCCTGCATGCGCGCATTCAAGAGGCGGAGCGGCGGTTGTATCCGGCGGCTTTGAAGCGATGGTTGTCCGGCAATCTTGAAGTTCACGGAAGACGAACCGTGGCGCGGAAGCCCTCGGCCGCCTGA